One region of bacterium genomic DNA includes:
- a CDS encoding GNAT family N-acetyltransferase, translating into MNGALFAAPGLFVRELEPGDDLKLSYWPDTVYLGSDGHHWGSPENAQQNLDELKLLWGNVTVVCNTENGQALGLLVWTEESDGGCRFGLELAPDRIGRGIGRQLVISFIEFAFGILGFKELRAKVSATNNPAVNLGRQLNFHLIDETFDVTPHCRLPIFTDKRFEGMRENFRNEGGIVMERVLELGLDAEDWHPSVFE; encoded by the coding sequence ATGAACGGCGCCCTCTTCGCCGCCCCGGGCCTCTTCGTCCGGGAACTCGAACCGGGGGACGACCTCAAGCTCTCCTACTGGCCCGACACGGTGTACCTCGGTTCCGACGGGCACCACTGGGGCTCCCCCGAGAACGCCCAGCAGAACCTCGATGAGCTCAAGCTCCTGTGGGGCAACGTCACCGTGGTCTGCAACACCGAAAACGGCCAGGCCCTGGGCCTCCTCGTGTGGACCGAGGAGTCGGACGGGGGGTGCCGCTTCGGGCTGGAGCTGGCCCCGGACCGGATCGGGCGGGGCATCGGCCGCCAGCTCGTCATCTCCTTCATCGAGTTCGCCTTCGGCATCCTGGGCTTCAAGGAGCTGCGGGCCAAGGTCTCCGCCACCAACAACCCGGCGGTGAACCTCGGCCGCCAGCTCAACTTCCACCTCATAGACGAGACCTTCGATGTCACCCCCCACTGCCGGCTCCCCATCTTCACCGATAAAAGGTTCGAGGGGATGCGGGAGAATTTCCGCAACGAGGGGGGCATCGTGATGGAGCGGGTGCTGGAGCTGGGGCTCGACGCGGAGGACTGGCACCCCTCGGTCTTCGAATAG
- a CDS encoding 2-oxoacid:acceptor oxidoreductase family protein, producing the protein MAGIQSQHGVKMTVVRFAGSGGQGLMTSGRILAQAAGLYDGRTVVQTQSYGPEARGGAAKSEVCIADAPINNLKPTRIDVLVAMNQASCDKYSGDLKPEGVLVADSSFVDKPPREDAFCFPFTFHCRDALGNPVVANIMSLGYLLVLTGVTSREAVEWALTEKVPGRFLELNLRAFEEGAREGVKARDARAGREGF; encoded by the coding sequence TTGGCCGGTATCCAATCGCAACACGGCGTGAAGATGACGGTGGTCCGTTTCGCCGGCTCCGGCGGACAGGGCCTGATGACCTCGGGTCGCATCCTGGCCCAGGCGGCGGGGCTCTACGACGGCCGCACGGTGGTCCAGACCCAGAGCTACGGCCCCGAGGCCCGCGGCGGCGCCGCCAAGAGCGAGGTCTGCATCGCCGACGCCCCCATAAACAACCTCAAGCCCACCCGGATTGACGTCCTGGTGGCCATGAACCAGGCCTCCTGCGACAAGTACTCCGGCGACCTCAAGCCCGAGGGCGTCCTGGTCGCCGATTCGAGCTTCGTGGACAAGCCCCCCCGGGAGGACGCCTTCTGCTTCCCCTTCACCTTCCACTGCCGCGACGCCCTGGGCAACCCCGTGGTGGCCAACATCATGTCGCTGGGTTACCTGTTGGTCCTCACCGGGGTGACGAGCCGGGAGGCGGTGGAGTGGGCGCTCACCGAGAAAGTGCCGGGGCGGTTCCTGGAACTCAACCTGCGGGCGTTCGAGGAGGGGGCGCGGGAGGGCGTGAAGGCGCGGGACGCCAGGGCCGGCCGGGAGGGATTCTGA
- a CDS encoding sulfide/dihydroorotate dehydrogenase-like FAD/NAD-binding protein: MFKIVGKKVLGPDIKLFDVEAPLIARKIKPGQFIMLRINDTGERIPLTMVDRDPEAGTVTIIFQEVGKTTRQLGTLEPGDAVADFIGPLGRYHPMGGEHKRVLGVGGGIGVAPLLPKTREFKENGNRVVSIIGARSKNLLILEDEMRAASDELIVCTDDGSFGHKGFVSDILKAKLDESTDYDFVLAIGPPIMMRVCRDLVKPYGVPVYVSLNTIMVDGTGMCGSCRVTVGGEVKFACVDGPEMRGEEIDFNEMMARQNRYLAEEKCALDRYLKEVG; the protein is encoded by the coding sequence TTGTTCAAGATCGTCGGTAAAAAAGTCCTCGGGCCCGACATCAAGCTATTCGACGTCGAGGCGCCGCTGATCGCCCGCAAGATTAAGCCCGGGCAGTTCATCATGCTGCGCATCAACGACACCGGCGAGCGCATCCCGTTGACCATGGTGGACCGCGACCCCGAGGCCGGGACGGTGACCATCATCTTCCAGGAGGTGGGCAAGACCACCCGCCAACTGGGGACCCTGGAGCCGGGCGACGCGGTGGCGGATTTCATCGGCCCCCTGGGCCGGTACCACCCCATGGGCGGTGAGCACAAACGGGTCCTGGGCGTGGGGGGCGGGATCGGCGTCGCGCCGCTCCTGCCGAAAACCCGGGAGTTCAAGGAGAACGGGAACCGCGTCGTGAGCATCATCGGCGCCCGCTCAAAGAACCTCCTCATCCTCGAGGACGAGATGCGGGCCGCCTCCGACGAGCTGATCGTCTGCACCGACGACGGCAGCTTCGGCCACAAGGGCTTCGTCTCCGACATTTTGAAAGCAAAGCTCGACGAGAGCACCGATTACGACTTCGTGCTGGCCATCGGCCCGCCCATCATGATGCGGGTCTGCCGCGACCTGGTGAAGCCCTACGGCGTCCCGGTGTACGTCAGCCTGAACACCATCATGGTGGACGGTACGGGGATGTGCGGCTCCTGCCGGGTCACCGTGGGCGGCGAGGTGAAGTTCGCCTGCGTGGACGGGCCGGAGATGCGCGGCGAGGAGATTGATTTCAACGAGATGATGGCCCGCCAGAACCGCTACCTGGCCGAGGAGAAGTGCGCCCTGGATCGCTACCTGAAGGAGGTGGGGTAG
- the ndk gene encoding nucleoside-diphosphate kinase, producing the protein MRTLVLVKPDGVERNLVGACLAAFEGAGLSIADLELLTLSPERARELYRIHRDEPFFDSLVAYMSSGPVVAAVLEGPDAVRRAREVMGATDPAEAAPGTLRALYGESIQRNTVHGSDCENAAKYEVAVIFGPR; encoded by the coding sequence GTGCGGACCCTGGTGCTGGTGAAACCCGACGGCGTGGAGCGGAACCTGGTGGGCGCGTGCCTGGCCGCTTTCGAGGGGGCGGGGCTGTCCATCGCCGATCTCGAGCTGCTGACCCTCTCGCCCGAGCGGGCCCGGGAGCTCTACCGGATCCACCGGGACGAGCCGTTCTTTGACTCCCTGGTGGCCTACATGTCCTCGGGTCCCGTGGTGGCGGCGGTTCTCGAGGGCCCCGACGCGGTGCGGCGCGCCCGGGAGGTCATGGGCGCCACCGATCCCGCCGAGGCCGCCCCCGGAACGCTGCGCGCCCTCTACGGCGAATCCATCCAGCGCAACACCGTCCACGGCAGTGACTGCGAGAACGCGGCGAAGTACGAGGTGGCGGTGATTTTCGGTCCCCGTTGA